The genomic segment ACTACGACGTCTGGAAGAGCAATTTTCTCAATAAGAATGTCGCTTTAAGGAGCAGTAAGAGCAACAATGTATTCGTCGACCAAAGCAATGCCCAGAATGAATAACTCATTGTCGAATTAAGGGTGGCATGAGAGGTTCCCAAGTGAGACAATCTGGCTTAACAAGAAGATGAGGCCTAATCTGCCCTCCGCGAAGAATGAGAGTGTAATCACCTGGAAGACATCTAAAAAAATAATGCTAGCCTCCCGACCATATCTTTGCATTCTCAGGGCAACAACAACATCTCTGTAGAGGAATAACTCAAAGCCTTCAGGGCAGAGCTAATGCAAGAAGTAAAATGAGTGAAAAACAAACGAATCTATCTAGAATTACCCTAATAAGCCACTAGCACAAGAATTTTTGGAAAACCATATCTCCAACTCCTTTAAGTTCTCAAAGTTCTACAATGGATCGGGGGATCTTGAATACCATCTGGCCCGATATAATAACCATATGAACATATTTTGGGCAGCTGATGGAGTAAAATGCAAAGATTTCTCCATGACCCTTTTGTAAATAGCTCGATAGTGGTACCTGTCGTTGCCTGGGCGATCAATCCACTCCTTTGAGCGATTGGCTAAAGAATTCATAAGTCATTTTCTAGAAAATAAGACCCTCCAACAATCCCTAAACATATTTGATGACCACCCATCAAGAAGAAAATAAATCCCTCCGCGATTATGTTAAGAGATTCAATGTTACTACCATAATCACGAAGGGAGTCACAAACGAGTGGGCCATTCAACCTTTTATAGCCAAGACCTCTTATCTGTTGGAAAAATCTCtatttgaaaacggttttcttgcacagcaaaaaattaaaattttgaaaacagacttggtttgtgatatttatagcaataaacacTAACTGAATTCATACATGTGTTTTCAGCTTAACGAACGTTCATTGTTTCAGACTGTCAACCAAACattcttctccactattctcgcaCCATGAACTAgtttgagtgtgggctcaaaccaatTGGATTGAAACACAAATAGAAAAAGTTCTCTTTTATTtagggtgaaaacgaaaattctctcctcttaatagaaaccggtagaattgttattcttgaaaaatatatttgatagttgagaataaattctctcttttttttggcAGAGTAACAATCTtttaaagttgtgttaatagctctaccggtGCCATCTACTTATAGGAGTAGAAGGTAGAACCctttgttgagttgtagtggtttatttcaaatagaaaaataatttcctacttagagtaggagtgAGGTGGACGACACACCCTAGTCttcctactagggttgccacccctttcatgttatatgaggggttttgggcctctctcacatcagGTCTAATTTCGAGTACTTTTTGGGTTTTTTGACCTAatactctgtaatgtgatccaacttGATTTAggttttctatttcccaaaataaattttaatattttatattaaatgattttatCATCCTTAgtttacccctagtaaaattttaacGCTTTTACCCctgataaaattttgagaaaatatgttcaatatttcataaCTCAACATGTTCATTGTGACCGAatgatttaatttcattttcgagcttcaaaataactcaaaaacataaactaattCTTCCGGTCATTTTAAGTAATTCATATAGAATTGCATGGGGTCAAGACGATACTGAAAGGAGAAAGTTTCTagcagtttaatgatctgcacATTTTGGTGGTATATCCACATATTCTGGCAGTATATCTGCGATTTTGGTGGCTTTTCCACAATTTTGGTGTGTTATTAAatggatgagttctggggaactaTTTTATAatgtgtagcggagttgggtatgaacttttttgaaaattttataatgatttttgaaaaactctATCGACATCATCATACATATTGAtatatgtgaaattggattgcttatatatattttctgCTATATTCTGAAATGTATTctttaattaatgtttattacCTAAGTTAAGACTCACATTAGGCTTATTTAGCTCACTTGTTAGTTCTTTGACTTTTAGATAATACCTGAGGTGTTAGAACTTGGACACAGTATCTCACAGAGACTCTCGGAACTATTTTAATAAAAGATTTATTAAACTTATTTATGGTATTTTGTTATTTTGGGGACTGTAGTAATTTTCTCTATGGACTGTGGCATGGGGCTTTACTTTGGGGAATTTTGTTCTTATTTGCATAACTTGATTGCATGACACTAGAGTTTTAAAAAACGACTCAAATGATAATTTAAATGATTTTGCATGAAACtcgatttttaaataaaatatgtcaATAGCACATTTTTTCGTTGCAAATattgaaaaatgagtttttaataaaattcgaaatagttttgaatatgattaaatttttacaaatgaaatattaaatatttcgATTCATAAAATTATCAGGTTTTTACGAAATTAAGATAAACATTCAATTTCACTTATTTTGAATTAATAagctaataattttaaaatatgttcaaAATTACGGAAGTTTATTTTAGGCCATTTTCGTGGACAAATGGTTTTGAAATATGattgaaaataaagataaatgttCGATTTCACCAATTTTGAACGAATTAGTAAATAGTTTTAAAAAGTACAttggaaaatttgaaagtttacttCGGCCATTCCAGTGGCCAATGTAGCTTTTCGAATTTGTTCATAATGTCTGGATCACGTTTGGGAGGTTATAGGGAGGGGAATGGTGAAACCCACTTCAATAAGAAATAGCGGGACATAGAACTCAAATCTTCCACCAGTGGAATCAGGGTCAAAGACCTCACTTAAATTATGCGAACCTTGCAGGACACTAAACTTATATTTGTGATGTTTGGCAAGCAAACTGCGACATAGTAGCAAAATCTTAATTTCCTAAAGGGTCGTAGAACACACATAACTAAAGCTAACAGTAGGCTCATAACCCGCCCTTTCGGATTTTGTGGTAGTAGCCATGTCAGACTTCGTTGTGGCAGCTTTCTGACTTTTCACCATTGCTTTCGACGGAGCACGACCAGTGCGACTATCATCCCTGACCTGACTTCTTTTACCAAACTGTTCATCTCCCTTGGCCATTTTCTCAGCAAAAGTATAAAAAGTTGCTCTAATAACGACAAAAAGAAGAATCACAAGGTGAATCAAAGCAAACAAACCATTAGAATGCAGAAATCGTTGAAGAAAATTAACAGAAGCAATAAAATCGCTAACAACATTTGCATAAATTTCAGAACAAAAAAGGAGGTAAAAATAACTCTAAAGAAGACAACCCAGAATATATACAGCCATCTTCCAAAATGTATCATTTTGAAGAACAAGCAACGTACATCCAATAACAACTTACCACCTATTACAAAAGGCTATTGTTTATCATTATCGTGACTCCCTAGAAACGCAATTCTCAAAGTACATTTATGACAAAATCTCAATCAATGAGATATAATGTTTCATCATGGAATAAAGCCACCATTCAGAACAACCTCGAAAGAATAAGCTATCAGAACAGGatgtgtaataccccgaaaattactacagtaagaaagtaagataatattcctaatatagtaaaataaggaaataaaatgataaaacggtaattttgagttatgccaacattgggaagtatattatgacatattaattcaagaaaggattaaatcacaaaagtgagaaaagttttgttacccaagagtaaatactcaaaatttgaggggttaaagtgtaaatacaaaaagttgaaggaccaatagtgtaaatattttaatggtggaataatctagaaactaaggaaaatggatgaattaagaccaaattgaaaatgtgaagaattttgagggactaaattataattttaccaaattaagtgatgactcaaggatggaattttaaaagattataaagggaaaaatgatcaattagagagagagagaattctagaaggtaatgatgatattggtgatatttttaattaattaattagataaatgttatttagttaatatgttattaagatttttagtattattttattattaaatcattaatataaaagggaggaaagatgaagagaaatcatcatctttcccatgcatttcacgttagaagggaagagaagaaagaaagttttgttttctttacaattttgtccttccaccaaaaatttaccattttcacctagaaatcaaaagaatttccatagccatcaagagagaaagataacaagaagactatggggagctagaatatcaagttagattcaagtaatagaagttggaggagagagaaaatcaagttaaaggttgaaaCCAATAGGACaatgtaagaacatcaagatttcaacatattttaaagtgtgatattattgaaaaagtctggaaatgatgttatagtagagttttcttatataaggtcttatgtttttgatatattagtgaaggaaaataagagaaagtgatgagaaatattataaagaaagggaataagggtgttataaatttagtaatcaacattttgcactaaaacagttttggacagtagcagtaggttaactttgaaaaatcaccataaattatggaaatcaaattagagtatgaataaaatatggaattaaatattattgagtctagtttctcatagaagaaacggtgtaagtaatggaattttaaatcatgagatataataaattttgtgagacaaggtcagaatgaattcgggttcccttgttctgaattggaaaaaatcattaaaaagtgtaaaaaaataatcatgggttataatttatatttttaaaatccttaatgagtctattttcaagagaaacaaacaatgacatcatccgaattctgtacaaagagataaataatttttagtgaaaaggggtcgaaactgtcaaacagtgaaataggggaaactttaaagaataaaatgtacttattggttaaacaatttttttttaaaattttatggtaagaagacatgtgagtctagtttcagagaaaattaataGATCTCAATTCGAAGTtacgtagctcaagatataaataatttcgtgactatgactcaagtggacagctttgaatgaacaaataaataaatagtgaaattatagataatgttacatataagcatgttatatacattaaggatgtggaatggagaggaggaggacgaaaatatatgattattcaactagcatgagttttcattaaaaatgactaatttgcatgttttaggttcagggactaaattgaatgaaagtaatattttaagggtaaatttgtaaaaatgtcaaaaagtgaccaaattgcatgaaatgaattgttttattatttaaattaataaattgaatgaaatattaatttagatcaagattgggtggaaattcgaggaaaatagaaaattaccaaaatgtccctagattttggtatttttgcaatttagcctggtaagttcgtgtaacttgaattatattcttaaatgcttgaaatgtatgttattgatgtgaatatgatttgaatgttcgttgtatgataattgataaaacattgatatatttgataaaaagaggaagaaatcccggttgaatggaaggaaagttcgatggatctctgaaaaggaactGATggtaaaaggatctagcctggacgggtgatcctatcttgatatagcccttccgaagaatatgtggaaaatagatttagcccggacgggtaatccgaattagggtatgaatttagcctggactggtaattcagatccaagctcattagagtaattgtcgttgcaggggatttagcctggactagtaatcccgacaatactctacgagtttatattacaggggatttagcctggactggtaatcccgctgtaaggatgaggttcgcgggagtgtgctatctaaaatggaaatgtgcgcacatgaatatgaattgatagaCCCGGATTATtgaacgggataaatatggaaaaataacaaggaaatggaaatcacggtattgatgagctcatcaatcttggtatatatattattgatacacggaaattattgaactaacttgaatgttgagtttatgcatgttaaatggcatgtataagttaaataggccaacgttagctcattaatgttttaattttgattgattttaaatatgaatgcttgataaaatgaaatgtctgtaaattaatttgtaaactccggtaatgctctataatccTATTCTGGCAAtatatacgggttaggggtgttacagggtgtCTCGAGGAAGGCCACATAACCCATCTCTCGACTCAAAAAGAGGGCAATATTGTTATACCCCCATCCGTGACAAGTCATGTGGCAAACATGGGAGATGTCTTAATAGTAAGCCTACCATTAACAAGTCGAGAGGTCACTTGTGAACTCACCCTTCCGAAGGGACTATTTGGGCAACAGATGGCCCAATTTTCATTGGGAACGTGGAGTCGTTTGATCACCAAACATTACGTGGGCTCAACTGCTTTATCCCatcaaagttttaatgaaggATAGGATCTGCCCTAACATAGACATCCTTGTCCCATCGAAGATATCCTTCCCATGCGTTCCATATGATGGCTAAATGATAAATCCAACACGTTAATGTCATATTACACGGGGCTCCGGCCTATAAATACCCCCAGGAACGATGAAGAGGGGATCGGCTCTTGAAAATACTAAGCCTACATTCTACTAATACTCTTCGAAGTTCTTATATTCAACATTCTCTCCACACTTGTTCTCTTTAGCCTCCGGCTCTTCGCCTTGACTAGGTGAACCGGCTTCCATAGTCTCCACCACTCTCTTCTCTGTACTCCCTTCTTGTTGTATCGTTGTATCAATAATATTTAAAGGGGTTGATGCACATCTTAAATCATAGGTCAATTCAGAATTCATACCTAACGAATCaggaaaaaaagtttaaaaaacaaaaacaaacttaCTACTAtttatgtgaaaaaaaaattaatttgaatttgagTCGGACCAAATCGAATTGATCCAAAGGCAAAGCTAAAGGGCAGGCAATGGTCTTAAACCCTTGGTCAAAtgggaaaattttaattaacagtCCCCTCAAGTATTGAATCttcattttaaactttttaattgttcaaataagttgaaaaaatatataattttgatctcttctaaaatttaataatataatttaatcctttttagaATATCTTTGAGACTTCAACCCCTCAACTTTTTAAAATTCTATCTTAATATCCTATGCAAAACTTTTAGCTTCGTCTctgaattgattaaaaaatttaatattttttacttaaaCCCAATCTAATGGAGTTAAGCGGGCCACCCGATGTAGTCCTAGGGGCTTTAAAAAGAAATGGATGAGGTAGGTGGAGTGATCCCGAGAGTGACATGTTTTGAGACAAAACGTAGGGAAAAGGTAAGTAAGACCAAGAAATGATAAGTTGAAAAAGTCATCCAAAAAAGGCCCAAAGTGGTCAACAAATGGGGTTGATTGAAAAGTTTAGGGATTTTTTCTGCAAAAAGAGAAACAATAACAACACTTGGCACTATGTTTGGGacaagtttaaaaagaaaaaagaaagtattGTTTTGATCGTTAGTTGAGCTTAAAAGTTGATATAGGTCACATAGGTGGCCAAACTCTTCTACTACAATGGTGGTGCCAACTTCATAGCCTATACGGCACGTTGAATGATAATGACagcaaatttgtatattttttcaCCAACCAAATTATTCATCAATGTCTAAATTTTCACCTATAAGGACATACCAATTTTGTAAtgacttttttaattttatctcaaTTTTTAATACAACATACTAAAATATCAGTtcaatcattaaaaatatatatattttctgtcaaaatttgtcaatttagaAGTTTGATTAGGTTATTCTCATATAATGGTACATATGATTGATAGGAAAGAATCATGTTAAAGCTGACAAATTTCGACAGAAGTTACCAACTTAgaagattatattttttttaatatacaaagattaaatcacaaattccatacaagtatagggactaactacatattttaacaattcagaTTTGAGATTATCCCTCTTCATCGTGGATGAGATGAGCTCCAGCCCTAGCTTACCCTAACCCACTTCAAGCTAGTTTACCATTGAAGTTGAAAAGTGATCCGAAAGAAAACTTTTTAAGAACGCTATTAAAAGTTgtttatgaaaagataaaaagaagGATTAATAGAGAATAAAAAGGTATCTTCATTCAAAAACACTTCTCCAAAAATTAAAAGTGACTAATGATTGACTTTTTGGCTTGGGCTAAAATCCCAATTTAAAAATCAAGGTTTGATTTGGAAAGTTGCTTGtttacccctttttttttttgtttagaaagtgtttttcaacttcaATAGTAAACAAAGCTTTTGATTTTGTCGTTGAGAGTTGAAGTGACATAATAACTTATTTGACTTTTTAACTTTatcaaaaaagttattttagtctttcatttaattttcattttttttagtttttaaacttgCGATGTTTATCAAATCAcctaaaaatagaagaaaaagttaatatttgttaactttactGATGTGACATTAATGTAAATTGTcatgttagcaattaattaattattttaaaattaaaaattattaaaaatatataaaaacattatttaattttttaaaaaataattaattgttaatgtaCACGTAAATATCATGTCATTAAAATTAACACATCTTAATTTTTTCATCTGTTTTGATACAATTTTACAAaccatataaatttaaaaattaaaaaaaagatgaaaatggaATACTAAAACCACCTAGAGAGCCAATGCATTGAAGTTGTGGGCTCTGTTGTCCTTtgctttttttgtgtgtgtgtgtgcgctTTATGGTATGCTCTTCTGTATTTATTGTTGTACGTTTGTACTCGTTTCTTCTACAATGAAGTTTattattaatatgaaaaaatataatataatcttTTCACTCCTAAATTTGgtaattagatttattttggtatttaaactCTCCTTTTTTCACTTTGACACTTAAACTTAACAATTAGATCTATTTTGATTaataaacttgaaaaatataaaagtttgataaTATAACACTTTGAGATTATGCAAAAATCAttactcaaaaatttaaaaaattatataattttttagataATGATATGACACAATCTCAAAATGTTTTAGATATTGAATTAGTAGTTGAACAATTTGAACCACTGGTTCTTAATTCATCCAATTCAATCAGTTCGACCATCATACCaactataattaaaaaaatgattaaaaattcctaaaaatattaaaaatttattaaattagttcaactttcaattttttgtctcgatttttaatttttatcaatttcaaacaatttctAAGCCAATTGGTTCAACCCATTTGTTCAGATCATTATATCAATTAGTTCTCAATCTATCTTTATTAATCACATCATTAAATCTTGACAAAATCCAAGAACAAGAACCAAAGTAGACAAAAAATAATATACGTACCAAAGTGAACCTAATTGACAAGTTCAGAAAAAAATTATcccaaaataaaagataaataaataaaagtaaagccCTTGTACATCTACtgcataattaaaaaaaaacaatatatgaCTAGGTTGATATATAATCTAAATCATCTAATCTTGAAAACCTGCCAGTTGTgatgttatataaaaaaatgttaacaTCTACACTTTAATTAGAAATTTCGATATATGCTGAAACGTAGAGTAGAATTTTCCGGGTACATGCAACTCATTAAAGCTTCTAAAGGAAACAGTGCTTAATCTGAGAGAGGAAAGTAGGTGTGATCATACATTATTTTCAGTCACTACTGACTGCTTGAAAATTAGCCATGGTTTTGGGAtactaattaaaagaaaattgatggaaataataattattataattgaaCAAAAACAGCAGCAGGATATTCAATGTcatctttttctttaaattttttttaaaaatcttcatGAGGAAAGACCTAACTTTACACCCCCTTTCCTTTGCTTCCTCCATTTCCTTGCCTCTTTTCTTCTCATGCTGCTTTCATTTGctgcaataataataaataaataaataaatcccatttgcattatttttttacaataatttcagctttaacaaaaaaaaaagtaaaacagtATATAAGATGCCTCTTCCTTGCCCATTTCACTAGTGAAATAGACCCACCTACTTCCACAATTCCCGACCTAGTAATATTAAACACACATCGCATTCGTGTTTTATGACATTCATACATTCCAATCGTTGTGTTTATGTTTATACAACATGCAGACATGGATCACACAGATTGTCAGGCCAAAAACCAGGCTGATTTAAGAATCTGAATATCCGGATCCGTTCAATTCTAAATTGAAGGTCAATGGCGAGTGCAATTAGTTCTAAGTTAAatcgtgtgtgtgtgtgtatgttttGGTAAGAATGTTTTTTACTTACTCGTTTCTCTTCTTCCATCCTGGCCTTGATGAAAGAGTACATTGCCACTCCAGCAATAGCTATGGCTGTTCCAATACCTGTCTGTGTTGAAATCTTGTTTCCTGTAAGAAGTAGATCGTTCGATATTCAGCCTGAAGAGTTACATCCTGACAATAAGAATCCGAAAACGGAGCATAAACAAGTAAGATTTAAACTTACCAAAGGCCAGGATTGAGAAGCCAATGACAAACACACGTTTCAGCACATTGCCAACTGCATGAGTGAGTGGTGCCACCCGCTCTAGTGTGTTGGTAGCCAACTGAATACCAAAAAATCTTCATCAGCTTCATCCGTATATATAAGGGCTTTACTAACGAGCGAAGCATAAGACACTGTTTAGAGTTTATTACTCTTATTTTCAATACATTGGTGTAAGAGAGCTTTCAGGGAACTCGTTAGCAAAATCATATGTCAAGAGGCATCATGCTTGGATTAGATGCATAGAATCATAAATCAACACAAATGGAActtaaaacaatgaaaataagGATAAGATAATGTACCTGATTGTAGAGATGGTAAAACATACCCACCCAAAAGAGATCCGAGATGAATTTAGTCATACCAACTTTAGCAATAGCATCAGTGAAACCATGCTTCATTAATTGAGGGCCCTCAAACTGCAATGAGGGAAACGAGGTTTAAGCGACCGTGGGCTCTAGGTTCAAAATTGTCTAAATATCAGCAGTTGCCCTCAAATTTTTACTTACAATGATGGCCGGAGGAATACAGACGAGGAGCGCAATGATGGAAATATAAGCGTAGACATTTGTACTGTCCATATCGGTCTGCATATATACGAAAAACCGACAAATATCATAAAATGCTTATCACAAGAGAGGGTCGAAAATATAAAGGAAGTgaggaggaggaagaaaggaGCTCTGTTTGATTCTTTCAAAAAGGAACTGCGAAGAGTTTCAAAGAAAGTCACCATAGCTTTCTTGGAATAGATACTCCTGTAAGTGAACGAAATGTTAGAAATCATTGCACTAATGAAACCCGTCCAATTGAACGACAGCTCAGTCAGTGATGCCATCGATACACCTGCATGCATTTTGGGTTAAATGATACCCAAACATGGAGACACGTTAACAATTCAAGTGCAAATTGCCAATCTCGTAATAGAGTTCTAGAGTTTGTTTATCTACACAATTAGAGCTAGAGCACCAATTGACACTTGAGCCAATTCACACGAGATGACCGAACAAAGAATAGAGAAATCACCAATAACAACAGGAGCAAGAGACAGCCATAGAGTTAATGGAATGGATTGTCCAAGTATGAATTGGGAAGCAGCAGCATTGAAGAAAGGCTCAAGAGctgaaaaaaacaacaacaaactaGTTATCAATAGACTA from the Gossypium hirsutum isolate 1008001.06 chromosome D09, Gossypium_hirsutum_v2.1, whole genome shotgun sequence genome contains:
- the LOC107891774 gene encoding triose phosphate/phosphate translocator, chloroplastic, translated to MESRLLSRASTIAGLPQIRPKLSRDCLSVSFASAKPIGAVGEGGNVIWGRQLRPSLLLESSLANKREILKTVLASASSAAGGGSDSAGDAEIAPVGFFQKYPALVTGFFFFMWYFLNVIFNILNKKIYNYFPYPYFVSVIHLFVGVVYCLISWAVGLPKRAPIDSNLLKLLIPVAVCHALGHVTSNVSFAAVAVSFTHTIKALEPFFNAAASQFILGQSIPLTLWLSLAPVVIGVSMASLTELSFNWTGFISAMISNISFTYRSIYSKKAMTDMDSTNVYAYISIIALLVCIPPAIIFEGPQLMKHGFTDAIAKVGMTKFISDLFWVGMFYHLYNQLATNTLERVAPLTHAVGNVLKRVFVIGFSILAFGNKISTQTGIGTAIAIAGVAMYSFIKARMEEEKRQMKAA